In Mangrovivirga cuniculi, the following proteins share a genomic window:
- a CDS encoding GAF domain-containing protein → MKISNLNNNDNLFPRLLAEAEDRELKNIVEKAAKDLGTPIAMVNLMLDHIQFFRAHYGLPEDLKIAGSTNKDVSFCQFVVNKGNIFEVNDAENDNRIPKHLVREYGIKSYLGMPIRARHEIIGSLCVIDTVPRKFTPEEQENLLKLSEIVNKRFEQILIERENSRPSLIERNATYAIEELRNAIKPLSEGVNNGFSFLKTISSFVKLSEHQLNGNTVSSSSLRSLLNAAKKSLVELENDLYNLDAAAGDISDSVKALDNLLIESEATYLNEVAESGRELSRHLTKDIGGVFLPDIETNPRLSIAKSTGIALVSNCLLHMAIILSEKSNYSDGIKMNISDLEHEACISIQASGFTKSNSRNLLKTLNSLTINNPSIEIVEIPDGVELRFSILRK, encoded by the coding sequence AGAAGACAGGGAATTAAAGAATATTGTTGAAAAAGCAGCAAAAGATCTGGGTACCCCGATAGCCATGGTCAATTTAATGCTGGATCATATACAGTTTTTTCGAGCTCATTATGGATTACCGGAAGACCTTAAAATTGCTGGAAGTACAAATAAGGATGTCTCTTTTTGTCAATTTGTGGTAAATAAAGGAAATATATTTGAAGTTAATGATGCTGAAAATGACAACAGAATTCCAAAACATCTGGTAAGAGAATATGGCATAAAATCATATTTGGGGATGCCAATTAGGGCTCGCCACGAAATTATTGGCTCTTTATGTGTAATTGATACAGTACCCAGAAAATTCACACCTGAGGAGCAAGAAAACTTATTGAAATTATCTGAAATAGTTAATAAGAGGTTTGAGCAAATTTTAATTGAAAGGGAAAATTCCAGGCCAAGTCTTATAGAAAGAAATGCAACCTATGCTATTGAGGAACTGAGAAATGCAATTAAGCCATTATCGGAGGGTGTTAATAATGGGTTTAGTTTCTTAAAAACTATTAGTTCTTTTGTGAAACTATCAGAACATCAGTTAAATGGTAATACCGTTTCATCATCATCGCTAAGAAGTTTGCTTAACGCTGCAAAGAAATCTTTAGTAGAACTTGAGAATGATCTATATAATTTAGATGCAGCAGCAGGCGATATTAGTGATTCTGTAAAAGCCCTGGATAATTTACTGATTGAATCTGAAGCTACATACTTAAATGAAGTTGCCGAATCTGGAAGGGAATTATCAAGACACCTGACTAAAGATATCGGCGGTGTGTTTTTGCCTGATATTGAGACGAATCCGCGTCTTTCTATCGCTAAATCCACAGGGATAGCCCTTGTTTCAAACTGTCTGTTGCACATGGCTATTATTCTATCCGAAAAAAGTAATTATTCCGATGGTATTAAAATGAACATTTCTGATCTGGAGCATGAGGCTTGTATTTCGATTCAGGCATCTGGTTTCACTAAATCAAATTCAAGAAATCTATTAAAAACATTAAATAGCCTCACTATAAATAATCCTTCTATAGAAATTGTAGAAATACCAGATGGAGTTGAATTAAGGTTTTCTATACTGAGAAAATAA
- a CDS encoding META domain-containing protein: MKYHLLICSIIISIIGLSCKTNEPLSKEDKLHKNSWTLSQIHFDSTQLSNMKRKIPNIRFESDGDIAGTTGCNSISGKYFVKDNYIIIRLEALRKKGCSKIENDLIVSLNKASSF, translated from the coding sequence ATGAAATATCACTTACTTATCTGCAGCATTATTATATCAATAATTGGTCTTTCTTGTAAAACCAATGAGCCTCTTTCAAAAGAGGATAAATTACATAAAAATTCCTGGACACTTAGTCAAATACATTTTGACTCAACCCAGCTTTCAAATATGAAACGGAAGATTCCGAATATACGATTTGAAAGTGACGGTGATATCGCCGGAACTACAGGGTGTAATAGTATTAGTGGTAAATATTTTGTAAAAGATAATTACATAATTATTCGCCTTGAAGCTCTCAGAAAAAAAGGATGCTCTAAAATTGAAAACGATCTGATAGTTTCATTAAATAAAGCTTCCTCTTTTTAA
- a CDS encoding NYN domain-containing protein → MNEKKDLRLAVLIDADNVPYKNVKEMMEEIAKFGIPSTKRIYGDWTKPTVAGWKSVLLENAITPIQQYSYTQGKNATDSAMIIDAMDILYSEKVDGFCIVSSDSDFTRLATRLRESGMKVIGIGEKKTPDPFIVACDKFIYIEILSKDEEEKSKSIKKSTSQSKSKSKARLDKKILRIIKSSINDLADDDGWAFLGEVGNLVIKKRPEFDPRNYGYPKLTPILKDLDKEFEIDERKTEKSNIKHVYVRNKK, encoded by the coding sequence ATGAATGAAAAAAAAGACCTTAGGTTAGCTGTTTTAATAGATGCTGACAATGTTCCTTATAAAAACGTAAAAGAAATGATGGAGGAGATAGCCAAATTTGGTATTCCTTCAACTAAAAGAATATACGGAGACTGGACCAAGCCAACAGTAGCCGGATGGAAAAGTGTGCTTCTTGAAAACGCCATTACACCGATTCAACAATATTCATATACTCAGGGTAAAAATGCCACAGATTCAGCGATGATCATAGATGCTATGGACATTCTATATAGTGAAAAAGTTGATGGTTTTTGCATCGTATCGAGTGATAGTGACTTCACTAGACTTGCTACCAGATTAAGAGAGTCAGGAATGAAAGTTATTGGAATCGGTGAAAAAAAGACCCCTGATCCGTTTATCGTAGCTTGTGATAAATTTATCTACATTGAGATCCTTAGCAAAGATGAAGAGGAGAAGTCGAAATCAATCAAAAAATCAACCAGTCAGTCTAAAAGTAAGTCTAAGGCACGCCTGGATAAGAAAATTCTCCGCATAATTAAATCGTCTATAAATGACCTTGCAGATGATGATGGCTGGGCATTTCTTGGAGAAGTTGGCAACCTCGTGATTAAGAAGCGACCTGAATTTGATCCGCGTAATTATGGATATCCAAAGCTGACCCCAATTTTAAAGGATTTAGATAAGGAATTTGAAATTGATGAGCGAAAAACTGAAAAATCGAACATCAAACATGTATATGTAAGGAATAAAAAGTGA
- a CDS encoding pyridoxal phosphate-dependent decarboxylase family protein: protein MKQLADMVTAEIIDHQANQKYKPLSKPSFKLDEVLNKNPFKEDGKSFEGLLKLITREIYKETSLPSNPRFLGYIPGPSNFISNLADYIISSFNSFSGSQLVGKGPAKVERQTINWLLDSIGLPKSGGGLFLSGGSMANMSAMETARRNFHSDNWRKFKVYGATQTHASVKKGLRVLGFEPYQYEPIDHDENFAIDLAKLEKQIKKDLNDGFIPFVIVGNAGTTNTGAVDNIKKLRKIANEYKMWLHIDGAYGAAIVLTEEGKQLLSGIEEVDSITIDPHKWWFQPYEAGCLLVRNKEHLLNAFHIEAEYLKETYDDSEQLNYYNQGIQLTRNFKALKLWLSLQFFGVSEFRRAIQLGMDLARRVEENLHDQDGWTIVTPARLAIINFRPKLKKNDSQQEDKLTRAMINRFLQDGQYIITSTELLGRPVIRLCIINPELTRKEIDQLCLYIKNVRDELISDKDYLNLN, encoded by the coding sequence ATGAAACAGCTCGCAGACATGGTGACTGCGGAAATTATTGATCACCAGGCGAATCAAAAATATAAACCGCTGAGTAAACCAAGTTTTAAACTGGATGAAGTACTCAATAAGAACCCTTTTAAGGAAGATGGGAAATCTTTTGAAGGATTGTTAAAGTTAATTACAAGGGAAATTTATAAAGAAACTTCATTACCCTCAAACCCTCGGTTTCTGGGGTATATACCCGGACCTTCAAATTTCATTAGCAACCTGGCTGATTACATTATTTCGAGTTTTAATTCTTTTAGCGGTAGTCAGCTAGTAGGAAAAGGTCCTGCTAAGGTTGAAAGACAAACCATCAATTGGCTTCTTGATAGTATAGGACTTCCTAAATCAGGCGGTGGTTTATTTTTAAGTGGTGGAAGTATGGCAAACATGTCTGCTATGGAAACCGCCCGACGAAATTTTCATTCTGATAACTGGCGAAAATTTAAAGTTTACGGGGCTACTCAAACTCATGCATCAGTAAAAAAGGGTTTAAGGGTATTGGGTTTTGAGCCTTATCAGTATGAACCGATTGATCATGATGAGAATTTTGCCATAGACCTGGCAAAATTAGAAAAGCAGATTAAGAAGGATCTAAACGATGGATTTATTCCATTTGTAATTGTAGGAAATGCCGGAACAACCAATACGGGAGCAGTAGATAACATAAAAAAGTTACGAAAAATAGCAAATGAGTATAAAATGTGGCTTCATATAGATGGAGCTTATGGTGCTGCTATAGTCTTAACTGAAGAGGGTAAGCAATTGCTAAGTGGAATAGAAGAAGTAGACTCAATAACGATAGACCCTCATAAATGGTGGTTTCAGCCATATGAGGCAGGATGCCTGTTGGTTAGAAATAAAGAACATTTGTTAAATGCCTTTCACATTGAAGCAGAATATTTAAAAGAAACCTATGACGATTCTGAACAATTGAATTATTATAACCAGGGTATTCAGCTAACAAGAAATTTTAAAGCGCTTAAGCTGTGGTTATCACTACAGTTTTTTGGTGTTTCAGAATTTCGTCGGGCTATTCAACTTGGAATGGATCTTGCCAGGAGAGTAGAGGAGAACCTCCATGATCAGGACGGTTGGACAATTGTTACTCCAGCAAGACTGGCCATTATTAATTTTCGTCCAAAACTTAAAAAGAATGATTCTCAGCAAGAGGATAAATTGACCAGGGCAATGATTAACAGATTCCTTCAGGATGGGCAATACATTATTACTTCCACAGAACTACTTGGCCGACCGGTAATCAGGTTATGTATTATAAACCCTGAGTTAACCAGGAAAGAGATAGACCAGCTTTGCTTATATATAAAGAATGTTAGGGATGAACTAATATCTGATAAAGACTATTTGAATTTAAATTGA